The following is a genomic window from Bdellovibrionales bacterium.
AGAAAATTTTTAGACACAACGATTTGACCGATTTGCGAAGATGCTTGAGCGAAGGCACTTCAAAAAAATATAAAATCATCATTGTCGAAAGAATTTATTCCATGTCGGGAGATCACTCGCCGCTGGAGGCTTTGATCGAACTCGCGCACGAGTTTTCGGCACAACTCATTGTGGATGAAGCTCACTCCACGGGGATCGAATTACCTCTCGCCCAAGTGTATGCCGATGCGTCGGTCATCTTGGCGACCATGCATTCTGCCGGAAAAGCTCTCGGCGTATCAGGGGCCTGGATCGCTTGTGATCAAGAGCTTAAAAAATATCTGATTCAGTTTTCTCGGCCATTTATTTATTCAACAGCGCCTTCGCCTTTGGTGATGCGGGCCTTAGTGACCGCGGTCGAGTATCATCAAGAAATTTCTGAAGCGCGGGTCGCGGCCCTTAAGGAAAAAATTCAGTTTTTTAAAGAAGAAGTGAGTTACAGAATACCTGGTCTTCCTCTCTTGGGGGAGGGGCCCATTTTTTTCATCGTCTTGGGCGCTTCCCCAAAGTCGCTCGATGCAGCTTCGAAACTCCAAAGTCGTGGATTTGATATTCGGGCGATTCGTTATCCGACAGTGCAAGAACATCAAGCAGGATTACGCATCTCGATTCATGCGAATCAATCCGAAGTCTCTATCAAGACGATGATTCAATCCTTAAGCGAAGAGTTTAAGCAATGAAGAAACCTCGCGGTGTTTTTGTCACAGGAACGGACACGGGTGTTGGGAAAACGGTGATCTCATCGCTTTTGGCAAAGAGTCTTAAGAAATTCACATCACTTCAGTATTACAAGCCCATTCAAACGGGTTACCTCGAGGATGATGACACATTAACTGTCGCACGAAGAGCGGAGCTGACTCCTCAAGAGATCATCGAGCCTGCTTATCGTCTGATTGCTCCGCAATCG
Proteins encoded in this region:
- a CDS encoding aminotransferase class I/II-fold pyridoxal phosphate-dependent enzyme, producing the protein KIFRHNDLTDLRRCLSEGTSKKYKIIIVERIYSMSGDHSPLEALIELAHEFSAQLIVDEAHSTGIELPLAQVYADASVILATMHSAGKALGVSGAWIACDQELKKYLIQFSRPFIYSTAPSPLVMRALVTAVEYHQEISEARVAALKEKIQFFKEEVSYRIPGLPLLGEGPIFFIVLGASPKSLDAASKLQSRGFDIRAIRYPTVQEHQAGLRISIHANQSEVSIKTMIQSLSEEFKQ